In Streptomyces durocortorensis, a genomic segment contains:
- a CDS encoding response regulator transcription factor — MTIRVLVAEDQSAVRAGLVLILSSAPDIEVVGEAGDGEAAVRLARELRPDLVLMDVQMPRLDGVSATRQVVAEELADVLVLTTFDLDAYVFGALRAGASGFLLKNTDARDLLEAVRTVARGEGLIAPAVTRRLIAEFAGATPVRAREAADPAVLDALTRREREVLGCLGEGLSNAEIALRLSMAEATVKTHVSRLLGKLELRSRVQAAVLAQELGI; from the coding sequence ATGACGATCCGGGTACTGGTCGCGGAGGACCAGTCGGCGGTGCGCGCGGGGCTGGTGCTGATCCTCTCCAGCGCGCCGGACATCGAGGTCGTCGGGGAGGCGGGAGACGGCGAGGCCGCGGTGCGCCTGGCGCGTGAACTCCGCCCGGATCTCGTCCTGATGGATGTGCAGATGCCCCGGCTGGACGGGGTGTCGGCGACCCGGCAGGTGGTTGCGGAGGAGCTGGCGGACGTTCTCGTCCTGACCACGTTCGACCTCGACGCGTACGTGTTCGGGGCGCTGCGGGCCGGGGCCTCGGGCTTCCTGCTGAAGAACACCGACGCCCGCGATCTGCTGGAGGCGGTACGGACGGTGGCGCGCGGCGAGGGCCTGATCGCCCCGGCCGTGACCCGTCGGCTGATCGCGGAGTTCGCCGGAGCCACACCCGTACGTGCGAGGGAGGCGGCCGATCCGGCGGTGCTGGACGCACTGACCCGGCGGGAGCGCGAGGTGCTGGGGTGTCTGGGCGAGGGCCTGTCCAACGCGGAGATCGCGCTGCGGCTGTCGATGGCGGAGGCCACGGTGAAGACCCACGTCAGCAGGCTGCTCGGGAAGCTGGAGCTGCGCAGCCGGGTCCAGGCGGCCGTCCTGGCACAGGAGTTGGGGATCTGA